A single genomic interval of Candidatus Hydrogenedentota bacterium harbors:
- a CDS encoding HAD family hydrolase, whose amino-acid sequence MSDPVAALKEWKPRNEFLIAIDSDGCAFDTMEIKHKECFIPNIIKHWGLQAVSKYARAAAEFVNLYSKWRGVNRFPALLMTVDLLAEWDAPMARGIALPAMPNLRRWVENETKLGNPALKAYCAAHSAGDEPDMHTALEWSLAVNRSVEDIVQGGLPPFPYVRECLEKAMGAADMMVCSQTPGEALEREWAEQDMAKYVFAINGQEVGTKGEHIQHASEGRYDKTKILMIGDANGDLKAARKNDALFFPINPGDEEASWKRLYDEGLGRFFAGTYAGDYEASLIAEFDKYLPEVPPWKRSH is encoded by the coding sequence ATGAGTGATCCTGTTGCCGCGTTGAAGGAGTGGAAGCCCCGGAATGAGTTTCTCATCGCCATAGACTCCGACGGGTGCGCGTTCGACACCATGGAAATCAAACACAAGGAGTGCTTCATCCCCAACATCATCAAGCACTGGGGGCTTCAGGCCGTTTCCAAGTACGCCCGCGCCGCCGCCGAGTTTGTGAACCTCTACTCCAAATGGCGCGGCGTCAACCGCTTTCCGGCCCTGCTCATGACGGTTGACCTGCTGGCCGAGTGGGACGCCCCGATGGCCCGCGGCATCGCCCTGCCCGCCATGCCCAACCTTCGCCGCTGGGTGGAGAACGAGACCAAGCTGGGCAATCCGGCGCTCAAGGCCTACTGCGCCGCCCACTCCGCCGGGGACGAGCCGGACATGCACACCGCCCTGGAGTGGTCGCTGGCGGTCAACCGCTCGGTGGAGGACATCGTGCAGGGCGGCCTGCCGCCGTTCCCCTATGTCCGCGAGTGCCTGGAAAAGGCGATGGGCGCCGCCGACATGATGGTCTGCTCCCAGACGCCCGGCGAGGCCCTCGAGCGCGAGTGGGCCGAGCAGGACATGGCGAAGTACGTTTTCGCCATCAACGGCCAGGAGGTCGGCACGAAGGGCGAGCACATCCAGCACGCGTCCGAAGGCCGCTACGACAAGACGAAGATTCTCATGATCGGCGACGCCAACGGCGACCTCAAGGCGGCCCGCAAGAACGACGCCCTCTTCTTCCCCATCAATCCGGGCGACGAGGAGGCCTCCTGGAAGCGACTGTACGACGAGGGGCTCGGCCGCTTCTTCGCGGGCACCTACGCCGGCGACTACGAGGCGTCCCTCATCGCCGAGTTTGACAAGTACCTTCCCGAAGTCCCGCCGTGGAAGCGGAGCCACTGA
- a CDS encoding 4-phosphoerythronate dehydrogenase, with protein MRILVDENVPYGREAFGTLGGVVTAHGRAICRGMLADVDALVVRSITKVNADLLEGTPVRFVGTCTIGEDHVDKAWLAANGVAFSSAPGCNANSVGDYITAALLTLEQRLGLDLSSMSLGVVGVGNVGTKVAAKASALGMTCVLNDPPRQEREGGDAFRPLSDILACDIITFHVPLEKAGAHPTFHLCDKRLLAAMKPGVIVLNSSRGPVVDNAALKAALADGRVRAAVLDVWEGEPAPDLELVAAAAIATPHIAGYSFDGKVNGTRQVYEALCRARGLLPEWDPMPLLPPPDCPELTVDPRVPGALFGAVNAVYDISADDARMRGILAQEGREAQAAWFDRLRKEYPRRREFFNTRVQMAVPDAGMAGKLGGLGFAVTNAAK; from the coding sequence ATGCGCATTCTGGTTGACGAGAACGTCCCCTACGGGCGCGAGGCCTTTGGCACCCTGGGCGGGGTGGTCACCGCCCACGGACGCGCCATCTGCCGCGGCATGCTGGCGGACGTGGACGCCCTCGTGGTGCGCAGCATCACCAAGGTGAACGCGGACCTGCTCGAAGGCACCCCCGTCCGCTTTGTCGGCACCTGCACCATCGGCGAGGATCATGTGGACAAGGCGTGGCTCGCGGCGAACGGCGTGGCCTTCAGCAGCGCCCCGGGCTGCAACGCCAACAGTGTCGGGGACTACATCACCGCCGCCCTGCTCACCCTCGAGCAGCGCCTCGGGCTGGACCTGTCCTCCATGAGCCTGGGCGTCGTTGGCGTCGGCAATGTCGGGACGAAAGTCGCGGCCAAAGCCTCCGCCCTCGGCATGACCTGCGTGCTGAACGACCCGCCCCGCCAGGAACGGGAGGGCGGCGACGCTTTCCGCCCCCTGTCCGACATCCTCGCCTGTGACATCATCACTTTCCACGTGCCGCTGGAAAAGGCGGGGGCACACCCGACCTTCCATCTCTGTGACAAGCGCCTCCTCGCGGCCATGAAGCCCGGCGTCATCGTGCTCAATTCATCGCGCGGGCCGGTGGTGGACAACGCGGCCCTCAAGGCCGCCCTGGCGGACGGCCGCGTGCGCGCCGCCGTTCTGGACGTGTGGGAGGGGGAGCCCGCCCCCGATCTCGAGCTCGTGGCGGCGGCGGCCATCGCCACGCCCCACATCGCCGGATACTCCTTCGACGGCAAAGTCAACGGCACCCGCCAAGTCTACGAGGCGCTCTGCCGCGCCCGGGGGCTGCTCCCCGAATGGGATCCGATGCCGCTCCTGCCGCCCCCCGACTGCCCGGAGCTGACGGTGGACCCCCGCGTACCCGGGGCGCTGTTCGGGGCGGTCAATGCGGTCTACGACATTTCGGCAGACGATGCGCGGATGCGCGGCATTCTGGCACAGGAGGGGAGGGAGGCCCAGGCGGCCTGGTTTGACCGTCTCCGCAAGGAATACCCGCGCCGCCGCGAATTCTTCAACACGCGGGTCCAAATGGCCGTGCCCGACGCCGGGATGGCAGGAAAGCTGGGGGGCCTCGGCTTCGCCGTGACCAATGCGGCGAAGTGA